The genomic interval ATTATTGATGTTCCTTCTACAATTCTATTCGTTTTTCCTAATTGTTCAGTTCCGTTTTTTTTTACTTTTTCAAACATGGCGGTTAAGATTTAAGGGGCTTTTGGGGTCAAGTATGCGTCTAGATTTTTTTTAATCTGTACAATTTTATAATTATCCGTTGATATAATTATTGCTGGATCTGCAATTTTATATTTTTTATCATCTCTAAAAACGCCTGCAACATCTTTAGCGTAAGCTTCTGACTTTAAACCATGAATAACTACAAAACTTTCCGTTTTATTGTATTTGTCTAAAGACGTTGTTAATCTCTCGTAATTTTCTACCAACAAAAAGACTCTAATTGCTTCTTCGATTTTTTTAACCGTTTTTGTATCCGTATTAGCAACTTTATATAAGATCTTCCAATTTTTGTTGTCAACATCTGTAAAAGCTAGTTTTTCTAAAATTGGAACTTGTTTCTCCAAATTTTCTCTAGCACTTTTACCTTCTTCACTATTCGGATAATTATCGGCAACATTTTCCAAACCTTTTTTATAGGCTTCCAAACCATTTACTTTTCCTAAAGTATTGGCTTTTAATAATTCGTATTTAGAAACAATATCATCTCCTGAATATTGATTGATTAAATTATCAATATTTGCTAAGACTTCATCAAATTTTTCTTCTTCAAAAAGCTTATACCATTTATAATACTCTTTATCAGGACTCGAACTTGAATCGTCTGATTTGTTATTTAAAATCTGAGCATATCTGGAATCTGGGTATTTAGACGAGATTTCAGTTTTCATTGCTTCTGCTTTTGCCGGATCTGTAATTTGATAGATTTTATACAAATTATACATCGATGGCAATACTAACTTTTCTTCTGGATTGTTTTTTAATAACTGCTCCAATTTATCACTGGCCAATTTATATTCTTTAAACTTCTCCTTATATATAAGTCCTAATTGATAGTATGAAAAATTACGTTCTTTGCCTATGCTATCCATAGCTGCTTGCGTTGTTGGAAGCTGTTTTACATAATAAGCAACTGTATATTTTTCTACAACAACCGTATCTGCTATTGCATTTGCAATTTCTTGATTTTTAATTGTATCGTTTAGTGCTGCATCATTTGCAGATTTTACTCCTGCCAATCTCCAATTACCGCCTAAAGTTCGGCTTCCCCACATTTTTTTAAATTGCAGTTTTCCGTAAGCAACTGTTGTTGGGTTATAAAAATAAAATGTGCTCACATTATCATTAGAACCAGGCGGCACACCAACTAATTCAGGAACAGAAGATTTACCTAAAGATTGCGGATTAACTGCTCCGTTTCCAGAAACTTCTGCCTGAGAGTTTAAATCAATATTTACTAATCTCTCTCTTTCTTTTTCTTCTAAAAGTTTTTTAGCTTCGTCTTTCTTTTTTAGCTCTGCAATATAGTTTTCAAAATAAATTTTCTTTTCTGTTGCCGGCAAGTTGTAAACCTTAATAATACTGTCATTACGTTTTGCGATTGCTTCGTATTTTATTACTTCGTCAAGGTTTTTTCTGTTTTTTTCAATAAAGGCGTATTCTCTAGTTTTAGGATCTAGCTTAACCAAAGTACTGTCATAATACTTTGCTGCCATTATATATTCTGTATTTTTAAAATACATGTTTCCGATATTTCTATAAGCAGAAGCCATTAAATATGGATCTTTCGATTTTCTTGCTAATGATTTGTTATAGAAAACCAGAGCGTTTTTATTGTCTTTTCTTTTATCATAAAAATTACCCATCTCATAAAAAAGCACATCATAATAAGGACGGTTTTCACGATCTGCAACTAACTTATTGTACATTTTTAAGAAAATTGTATCGTTTCCGTTTTCATAATCATACATCTGAGCTTTCTTTGCATAAGCATGCATCATGTATTTACGATCTGCTTTTCTGTTTAAATCAATTACACCATCATAAAAATAATTAGCGCTGTCTTTTTTTCCTTCTTCTTGGTACATTTGTCCCAAAATAAAACGATATCTAGCGCGTTCCTCATTTTTTTTGGTAAATTGTTCTGCAATTCTTAGTTTGGCAACGGCACTATCTTTTTGTTCTAAATTCAGAAATGCTTCAGCCAAAAGCGCATTTGCATCGGCAAAAGTCTGTTTGTCTAAATCTGTTTTTTTAAGTAAGATTTTAATGTTTTTAAGAGCAATTGCATCGTTTCCTAAACGCATATTGGTCTTTTCTCTCCAGATTTTTGCGATGTAAATATTATTGCTTTCTGGGTATTTGTACAGAATATAATTGAATGCCTCAATTGCAGGAATAAAGCGTTGATCGTAATATCTCGCTTTTCCTAACATCAGATATGCTTCGTCAATCTGCCAGTTTCTCTCTCTTCCTCCAATATTCATGGAGTGTTTCTGAATCGCTTTTGTAGCTTTTGTTTCTGCTTTTTCGAAATCAGGATTTTTGGCTTTTTCTCCTTCAGAAAAATTTTCGTCGAACTGCATTTTTTCTATTGGCAGAATTTTCCAAAAATTATCTTCATTATTGGCTTGAATAGACTGAAGACCTTTATCTAAGCCAATTCCTCCATTATACAGAATATTATATTTGGTTCCGATAGAATGCGAACTTCTAGCCAAAAAAGTGTTTTTTTTGGTAGAACAAGCTATCAAAAGCAATAAAAAAACGAGAGTAAAACTATATTTAAGAGTATTCTTTTTCAATAGAAAAGAGTTTAAAACAGATAACTACTAAAAATCAGTTTTAGTATATTCATTTGTAAAAATACGCTTCTTTTTGAAATATAGAAATGCTATACCGCAAAAAACAATTCTAGTTCCTGTAAGGTTTCTCTTGAGGTCTGAATATCTTTTACAATTTCACCTTTATTAAGCGCAACTATTCGATCGCAAACTTCAACAGTATGTTGTAAGTCGTGGCTTGAAACTAAAACTGTTACATTTGGGTTTTCTGCCAGTTCTTTAATAATTTTTTTCAATCGGCTAACCGTTGTTGGGTCTAAATTTGCAAAAGGTTCGTCTAAAATTACAACTTCTGGATTTCCAATTAGCGTTGCAATAATTCCAACTTTTTTCTGGTTTCCTTTTGACAAATCTCGAAGGTATTTTTTGTTTTTTAAAATCTCTCCGTTAAAAAACTCTTCATGTTTTGCCAATAAAGCATCTACATCTGCTTTGTTCTGATTGCGCAAATCTCCAATAAAATAGAAATATTCTTCTGGTGTTAAATATCCGATAAGAAAATTTTCATCTAAAAATGAACCTGTAAAAGATTTCCAATTTTCGCTTGTATTTACTTGAATATCATTGCTTTTTATATATCCTGTTGAAGGCTGAATAAGATCTAAAAGTAAGCTGAAAAAAGTTGTTTTTCCTGCTCCATTATTTCCCACTAATCCGAAACTTTGTCCTTTTGGAATTTCAAGATTGCTAATATTTAAAACTGTTGTTCCGTTATATGTTTTTGAAAGTTGATTTACTTGTATCATGATAATTGTTGATTTTAGATTGTTGATTTTAGATTTCCAAAGAATGAAATTATCTCATTCTCAAATTGACACATTTTCTAATTAATTCTTTTGTTTGTAAGCACTTATCATACTGTATTTTTCAATTTTGTATCTTTTTTCAATTAAAGAAAATACCTTTTCCTTAAATACAAATCCAAGAATACCCGCAACGGCGACTAAAGCCAAACCAATCATTTTGTCTCCAAAATAAATTCCTAAAGCATATAAACCTACTGGCAATAAAATTTTTGGCAATGACAAAAGCATGGCATTTACATTAAAAGCTTTTTTATCTCCAAAAGCGCCACCTGCATTACTCAAATCAATTGGTGTTTTAGTGAAAGCACCACCTAAAAGAACCAAATGAGAATTTACACCTATATTATAAATTGCTCCAACAACAATAGTAAGATAAACTTCCCATCCATAAAAAAGATAAAAAGATGCCAATATCGTAGAAATAAATGTTGCAATAACAATAAGCCACCATTTTGAAGTGATATAATTTCTATACGGAATATTTTGTGTCATCATTAATTGGTAATATGAACTATCCCAACTCGGAACAAATTGACCGAAGACAAATAGAAATCCTCCAGAAACAAATATTCCGGCAAAAATATGCATCATCGCTGGCTGATGTGAGTTTCCGAAAAAAATCAATCCGTAAAATAAAAAGACAACGCTCATGATAATTGTCGTTTTCGATCTTTTATTTCTTTTAATAAGCTTAATGTCGTTTTTAAGAAATGTTCCCAAAGTTCCGAACTGATTCAACCAAGTAAGATTTTCTGTTGATGCCTCATCTTGTTTTACAGAAAGCCCTGCATCTAGATATAAATTGTTTTTAAAATATTTAAAAGTATAAATATGCAATCCGATTAATACCAATATTGGTATTAAAAACACACCTTCTATATCGTAAAAGTTTTGGAAAAACGGAGTCGTAAACAGCGTGATATCAAACAATTTATAATATTGTGCTCCAGCAAAAGTCATAATCAAAACAACAAATACAGCGAATAATTTGTCAATATTGCTTAAAATAATATTCAAAAAATTATTGATGTAAATGAATGCCATTATTCCTAAATGCCAGAAAACAATTCCGACAACATCATATCCGTTTAAAATTAACACAATCGAAAACGGAATAAAAAATAAAGCATGAACCCAATTAAAAAATGACAGCATCGTTTTTCCTAATGAGAAATGAACAATTGTCGGTTTTTTAAAAGGCAATATCAATAACGGTTTAATATTTAAAACAGGAATTGATTGCAACAATAATCGGATTATGAGATCGAACAAAAAATAATAAACTAAAAATTTGTTGACTGTTACCAAAGGTTCTAATTTCATATCCTTTAGAACATAAAATGCTCCAACTCCCATTCCGATAAAAATTACTGAAAAATAGATCATGAAAAAACCTATTAGAATTTTCATTGCCAGGTTTTTACCAAATGATGCCGATCGAATGAAAGCTTTCCATTCAAGGTAAATAAACTTCTTAATCATGGTTTATGGTTTTAGTATTTTTGTAGTAAGAGATCAAATGTAGGAAAACGTTACAAAAAAAGTTAAAAAAAATAATTTCGTGCTAATCTTTTAATAGTGGTTTGCTACTTTTGCATAAAAATTCTATCATGCCTTCATTCTTAAAACTTATAATTAAAGAGGTTAAACGTGAAACTGCAGAAGCTGTTTCTGTACTTTTTAATGTTCCCGAAGAACTAAAACCTGACTATAAATTTATAGCTGGTCAATATATAAATTTAAAATTAACACTTGATAACCAAGAAATTAGACGTGCTTATTCTATTTGCTCAGCTCCAGACAGCGGCGAATTAAGAATTGCTGTTAAAGCAGTAAAAAATGGTCTTTTTTCTCAGTTTGCCAATACAATACTTAAAGCTGGTGATGTTCTTGAAGTAGGTCAACCAGAAGGTAAATTTACTTTTGAACCAGATGCAGAAAGACAAAAAAACTATGCAGCGTTTGTTGCAGGAAGCGGAATCACGCCTGTTCTTTCTATCATAAAATCGGTTTTAAAACATGAGCCAAAGAGTTCATTTGTATTAGTTTACGGAAATAAAACTCCTGAAAACACTATTTTTCATCAAGAACTTCACGATCTGCAATTGCAATACGTAGGAAGATTTTTTGTTCATTACGTATTCAGCCAGGCAAAAGCTGAAAATGCTTTGTTTGGAAGAATCGAAAAATCGACTGTTAATTTTGTTTTGAATAACAAACACAAAGAACTTCAGTTTGATAAATTCTTCTTGTGCGGACCAGAAGACATGATTAACACGGTTTCTAATGTTTTAAAAGAGAAAAATGTAAAAGAATCAGCCATTAAGTTTGAACTTTTTACTTCTTCTTCTGAAGAACACGCAATTCAAGGCTCTCAAGAAGGACACACAAAAATTAC from Flavobacterium sp. YJ01 carries:
- a CDS encoding tetratricopeptide repeat protein, which gives rise to MKKNTLKYSFTLVFLLLLIACSTKKNTFLARSSHSIGTKYNILYNGGIGLDKGLQSIQANNEDNFWKILPIEKMQFDENFSEGEKAKNPDFEKAETKATKAIQKHSMNIGGRERNWQIDEAYLMLGKARYYDQRFIPAIEAFNYILYKYPESNNIYIAKIWREKTNMRLGNDAIALKNIKILLKKTDLDKQTFADANALLAEAFLNLEQKDSAVAKLRIAEQFTKKNEERARYRFILGQMYQEEGKKDSANYFYDGVIDLNRKADRKYMMHAYAKKAQMYDYENGNDTIFLKMYNKLVADRENRPYYDVLFYEMGNFYDKRKDNKNALVFYNKSLARKSKDPYLMASAYRNIGNMYFKNTEYIMAAKYYDSTLVKLDPKTREYAFIEKNRKNLDEVIKYEAIAKRNDSIIKVYNLPATEKKIYFENYIAELKKKDEAKKLLEEKERERLVNIDLNSQAEVSGNGAVNPQSLGKSSVPELVGVPPGSNDNVSTFYFYNPTTVAYGKLQFKKMWGSRTLGGNWRLAGVKSANDAALNDTIKNQEIANAIADTVVVEKYTVAYYVKQLPTTQAAMDSIGKERNFSYYQLGLIYKEKFKEYKLASDKLEQLLKNNPEEKLVLPSMYNLYKIYQITDPAKAEAMKTEISSKYPDSRYAQILNNKSDDSSSSPDKEYYKWYKLFEEEKFDEVLANIDNLINQYSGDDIVSKYELLKANTLGKVNGLEAYKKGLENVADNYPNSEEGKSARENLEKQVPILEKLAFTDVDNKNWKILYKVANTDTKTVKKIEEAIRVFLLVENYERLTTSLDKYNKTESFVVIHGLKSEAYAKDVAGVFRDDKKYKIADPAIIISTDNYKIVQIKKNLDAYLTPKAP
- a CDS encoding ABC transporter ATP-binding protein, which encodes MIQVNQLSKTYNGTTVLNISNLEIPKGQSFGLVGNNGAGKTTFFSLLLDLIQPSTGYIKSNDIQVNTSENWKSFTGSFLDENFLIGYLTPEEYFYFIGDLRNQNKADVDALLAKHEEFFNGEILKNKKYLRDLSKGNQKKVGIIATLIGNPEVVILDEPFANLDPTTVSRLKKIIKELAENPNVTVLVSSHDLQHTVEVCDRIVALNKGEIVKDIQTSRETLQELELFFAV
- a CDS encoding DUF5687 family protein; the protein is MIKKFIYLEWKAFIRSASFGKNLAMKILIGFFMIYFSVIFIGMGVGAFYVLKDMKLEPLVTVNKFLVYYFLFDLIIRLLLQSIPVLNIKPLLILPFKKPTIVHFSLGKTMLSFFNWVHALFFIPFSIVLILNGYDVVGIVFWHLGIMAFIYINNFLNIILSNIDKLFAVFVVLIMTFAGAQYYKLFDITLFTTPFFQNFYDIEGVFLIPILVLIGLHIYTFKYFKNNLYLDAGLSVKQDEASTENLTWLNQFGTLGTFLKNDIKLIKRNKRSKTTIIMSVVFLFYGLIFFGNSHQPAMMHIFAGIFVSGGFLFVFGQFVPSWDSSYYQLMMTQNIPYRNYITSKWWLIVIATFISTILASFYLFYGWEVYLTIVVGAIYNIGVNSHLVLLGGAFTKTPIDLSNAGGAFGDKKAFNVNAMLLSLPKILLPVGLYALGIYFGDKMIGLALVAVAGILGFVFKEKVFSLIEKRYKIEKYSMISAYKQKN
- a CDS encoding ferredoxin--NADP reductase; translation: MPSFLKLIIKEVKRETAEAVSVLFNVPEELKPDYKFIAGQYINLKLTLDNQEIRRAYSICSAPDSGELRIAVKAVKNGLFSQFANTILKAGDVLEVGQPEGKFTFEPDAERQKNYAAFVAGSGITPVLSIIKSVLKHEPKSSFVLVYGNKTPENTIFHQELHDLQLQYVGRFFVHYVFSQAKAENALFGRIEKSTVNFVLNNKHKELQFDKFFLCGPEDMINTVSNVLKEKNVKESAIKFELFTSSSEEHAIQGSQEGHTKITVLVDDEETTFEMSKKQTILDAALKQGVDAPYSCQGGICSSCLGRVTAGSAEMTKNSILTDSEIAEGLILTCQAHPTSETIYVDYDDV